AAGAAACCCCCACCCGGGTCTGGATCACCACTAAGCACGTCCCATAAATTGCTCTCTCTTCTGTCCCCCTCAGCAGCCACCCAAGCAGGGAATGCAAGATCCTTGCTTCCACCGCGGGGAGCTGCGCCTGAGGCCCGTGGTCCTCCCCGTGGTCCCTTCAAGCATGTGGGGGAAGAGGGCAGCGGGGTACTGCTCCTCCGACCTGGCTACAGGGGAGGCTCCCACACTGACACAGCTTCCCAGGGCGCCACCAGCAGCCACCTACTGTCTACCGGGCAGGGGATGCCATCTTCACACTCTAAAAGGCTCTGGCTTTCTGAATGAAACCAAAGCTGGTCCCACGCCTTGAAAATGCACAGGATTCCAAGCacaaaagaagcagcagcagcagcagcaaaggcCTGGCTGGGGTCgggagggaaggagggcaggaaaaaaaagacacagccGGCTGTTCAGAGAGTGCAGCCGAGCTCCGGGCAAGGGATTTGGGTCTCCACGGTGGGCCAGAGCTACCCGACCCACAGGGAGCCCAAGGCCCCATGTCCCTGGCAGGACGAGAATCAGAAAGCCCAGAGGGGGAGGTGAGTGGGCTTGGGGAGCAAGGTGGCCTGTCCAGCGGCAGGCTCCCCAAACACACCCACCCAGCGACAGGAAAAGGCCAGTCAGGGCACCTCGCCAGCCCTGGCCACACTCTGAGTCTCCAACAGACAAGAAAAGCCCTCTCCCAGGGAGTCTAAGAGGTTCTGTAAACAGCTTTGGGCCAGTACCCCAGTTTCACCATTCCCATGTtaggaagcaaatgaaaacagacatgtagacaTCCACCGTGACTTTGAATGGCCTCTCTCTCCACTTCAGAGCAATCCCCAACCTGCAGTGGCCCCAACACCTCCCGTGAGTCCCTCCCCCATCAGGGTCCAACTCCCCAACAACCATGCAGGCAGGCGCTGTGAAGGCCCCTACCACCCCTTTGGAAAGGGAGGAATCCCCGCGTGACCCCAGCAGGAGTCCCAGGCCCCGCAAGAAGGATTTTCAGAAACAGGTCCGCCACcccagacaattttttttttcaattctaaatCCCCCAAAAGCTCTCGAATGCTAAGTTTTCTTCCATAACTTATTTAGGCCAAGATCTGACCTGAACCAAGCAAGCTGAGGCTATTCATGGTTTTTATTAATCCCAATTAGTCTGACTTTTCACAGGGTTCTCTGCAAAATCAGTCATGCGCTTGGCGGTCGGGAGGTGCCCCGGACTGCGGGGGTGTTAGGAAACGCATGGTAAATGGGTCTCACTCCGTCTCAGATACACGTTTTCTGAACTCAGAGACCCATCCAGCCCCAAGGATTTTAGGAGGACTATGGACCAGGCGTGGTATTCTGTATAATGTAAAGGCTCAGCAGGCCTGTGCTCGCCCACACCTGCACTGGGAAGCCTGCGTCTGCACACCTGGCAAGCCCTTTTGCCCAGAGATGGAGTCGCCAGCCGCTGTCTAGGGAAACAAAGGTCAAAACACACCCAGGCCCAGAGATTTCAGTGGCgaggagggagggtgggtgaACGGTAGGCTGCAGTAAGGGAGCACAGGGCCAGGAGAGACTTTTGGGGACCCgtccccaggcagccctgggatGGCGGAGGGCACAGCCGACCTTTCCACACCGGGCTGGGTGCTCACTCCTGCCCTGGCTCATTCCTGCCCTGGCGCGGCCCCAGGGAGACCAAACAGTCAGATGGGGGCTGGGGACCCAGAGGAAGGGTCCACTGaaccctgcccctgcctggcagCTCTGGGGCAccctggcagggggcagggcgACGTGCAGGGTAGGGGCAAGCCGAGCATCCCAGCCTCGCTGTCCGCGAtacctccccccactccccaccctccaccccacctgAGATGCTCTGGGAGCCTGTGTCTTtctggagcagggggaggggctggcagcCTCGCAGCCTGCCAAGAACAGCAGATgcgttttcaaaataaataatgttttttaaatcccCCTCTTCCACTCCAACCCCGGGAGATGGCAGAAGAGCAAGTGAGGTCCCGGTGCCCACTGCAGCCTGGCGCAGCCCTCATGGGACCACCCTGGAATTCTCGGCAGCGCCTTCGACTCACAGCTGCTGTGGGATGCCCTGCTCCTTGTATCCTGtgtggaagaagaagaggagagacagTGAGATGCATACTTCCTACAGGATTTCTCCAGGAGGTGCCTGTAAACTGCAATATGGTCATGAAATCTTATTCACACTAGGGTGTGAATGACTGCTATACTCAGGGTCCACCTTTTCTGGAGGGCATGAGCTTTTTAACCAGAACAGAAAGATGCAGGAAGAACTGTGGAACCTTGGGTTTGATGAGGTTATGGGACAGGAGGGCATccgggatggggggtggggggcacggtGATCGACATGCCCCGAAACCACTGCCCAGGAGATTGCTGGGTGGGCCTCCATCCCCGAAAGCCAGGCACCTGGGATGTGTGGACAGAGAGGAGGACggaaagaaaaacagcaagaCAGGACACAGAAGACCGTCACCATGTGTCTGTTCAATCAGCCGGACGTCTGGGACACAGACAAACATGACCGAGGACTCCGAGCCTTTAAAACACTGTTGACCGTCACAAGACCACTGGGATGAAGTTATGAGTTTGGGATTGGTGAAATGCCTCCCACCCCACTGAGAGCTGGCAACTTAGCTCCAGAGGAGTTTCTGAGGACCTAACGgtttttttctctcattatttaCCAAACTATTCACCAATTTTAAGTCTGAATCATATGCGggaaatgcaggaaaaaaatgacatcacAGACGACACAGGAGTGACCATGTGTTGTTAAAGCCACTGCAGGCCCAATGTGCTAGGCCCCAGACTTCTGTCTACACTTTAACACTTTCCACACTACAGCTAGAAATCCcaccaaacaaaaacacaaagaagatatacagaagcacaaaaataaatgaaaatagataaaaaccaaaaacaagacgAAAGCCCGGCGGCCCGCTGGGGTGAACGTGTGAGGGAGAGTGGTGCGCAGTGGGGGGGCAGCAGCCCTGGCTGGGGGCCCTGCGCCCACCAGCAGACTCACCTTGGGAAACTTGGGGGCAACACAGGGATGTGAAGCCGCAggatggaaaggaggaaaagagaaaaagaaaacagggtgaAAACAGAGACCAGAAGGACTGGCGGAAGTCTAAAAAGCATCAGGATGTGTAAGCGCTCTGCCCGGGCTCTGGAGACCGGCAGGTGGGTGCTGGGACTGGGGCGTGTGGCCagagctctccccaccccaggttCATAGCCTGCAGCCCCACAACTCAGCCAAGCGCACTCCTCCCCTGAGGCCACCTGCTGACCCTCCCTCTGGGCTCAGCCCCACCTGCCTGGAGAAGCCGACCGCGGGCCCCGAGGGGCTCAGTGTGCTAGGTGCACCTGCGAGGGGACGGCTGCGGGACATGCTCAGGAGGTTGAGATGCTCCCTCCTGGCCCCAGCCGGGCTCTGTGTGGTCACCCCGTATAGAGACAGGAGTCCTGTACATACATCCTAATGCCTGGGGACAGACAGAGGCAAACAGATCTCCTGCTGCAGATACCCCAATGGACCGGCAGAGGCGCCGAAGTCCCGTGTGGAGAACATGCAGATGGGTAAGCAGACGGTGTCGTGTTGGGGTGGACATGGGGCAGAGAGCATGGGGAACGACCCCATATTTCTCCATCCTCGACCAGGACAGACTGTGCTGGGCTCGTTGTTATCATCAACAGAGTGGCTTGCTTATGTCCCGGACTTTAACGTCTGCTTAGGTCTGCAATTCCTTGCTCGCCCTCTTCGCGGCTTTTCTGGATGGTGTATGTGTTGATGACCCCCTGGCCAGTGCTGTGTGGAAGGTcatcctcagggtgcctggggggctcagtcgttaagtgcctgccttccgctcaagtcatgatcttggggtcctgggataaagccctctgctcagcagggagtctgcttctccctctccctctgcctgccactagcccctgcttgttctctgtctgtctgtctctctctctcaaataaataagtaaaacctttttttttttttttaatcatcctcTACTGTTCCAGCTAAGAGGTTTCCTTCATTTTTGCAGCAAGGGGCTGGAGTGGACCCAGAAAGAACGGCCCTCATCCAACTATCAGTTAGGACAGATGAGTCCCTTGTGGGACCTCCTGGCAAAGTCACCATCCCCCGCAGGACCTGTGTGCTCCGCGTCCCTTGGAGCCACCCCCAGCCTGCAGCCGCCTCTCAACAGCAGTGATTACACATCCTTCCGGGGCAGGTTTGCTTTCTGGAACGAGTCACCCCTGCCAAGATAGGTGGCTGAGTCCGGCAGGCGGCATAGCCAGTGGGCAGGGGTGAGGTGTGGTGGGTTTTCTCCTGCAGCCACGTCTGAAAAGTCTGGTGCAAAAACCAGCATCCCCGGGGCCAGTGTGCAGACATCCAAGAAGCTGAGTGGCCACAGCAAGGGCCCGGGGCCCCGGGGCGGGGTGGGAACCCGGCTTCTCACACCAAGCATCCCGGCTGCACTCTCAGTGCCAGCCACAGGGCCAGACTTTCTGGCTGAGCCTACAGTCTGGGGTGAtgcaaagagaggaagaggaagaggcccCATCTGACTCATCAGGGTCCATGCTTCCTAGTCTAGGATCTGATCAGGGGGCCCTTCCAGTTATCTTTAAGACACAGACCCTGTGGTGTTTAAAACCCCTGGGTTTTAAGGGAGACCAAGATAAAAACAACCAGAAAGCTCTAGGAACAAGGCACCCATTCACTGAAAGGGAGCTGGGTGACGCAGGTGCATTCTACTTGAGGGGAAAGTCTCCTCCTTCAGGTGCCCAAGCACCTGGCCAGACAATGGGGTCACGCAGGAGGAAGCCGTCAAAGGGGTCAGGCCTCGTTCGGGGTCAGGCCTTCCGACTACGGCTGAGGACGTGTCCCACAGCAAGGCCCCCAGGTCCCAAATGGGAAAGGGTCAGGAGCCAGTGGGCCATCGCACATGCCCCCGGGGAAGCTTCGGGCTCTACAGTCCCTGTTCCCGGGCACAGGGCGAGGCGCCCATGGCGGGCCTGCCTGGGTCTCTGACTCttctgcctgctcccctcccaGAGTACCGGTCCTCCCTGAGAGCCTTCCTGTGCCTGCCCTGAGAGCAGCCCTCTGCAGCCTAGCCCTCCCCGGGGCCAACCCACCCACCCCCGGAGCTCTGGCCAGGCCTGCTGGTCCCCTCCTGTTCTTCTGGCtggcccccacctcccagggtcTGCCACTGCCTCTCGGACCTCTCTTGCTGGATGTCCTGCTTCCAGGTGGCAAGTCTGCCCAACCAACTGGCTCCAGGGGACCCCAGTTGGGCTCTGGGACCTGCAATTTTTTCTGGCCCGTGGCTTGACTGGTCACTGACCGGAGGCTTGGCCTGGCCTGGCAGCTGTGTGTGCCCTGCCTCCCCAGAGGACCCTGAAACCAGAGGGAGTCAGCTACGGGTCATTCTAGATTGTTCTAGCTCATTCCCCATAACTCACATCCACCCTCTGGCACTGACAGGCCAGCCCAGGAGGGGCTTTGTTGCACAGGACACCAGGGGGTCCCTGGGGCATGAAGAGAGGGCAACACGGTGCCTGAGGGGATGCGGTCCCTGTCCATGGGAGTCCACGGTGGCGTGGACAGAACATGTGAAAACACCGGCCACGTGCAGTGTCTGCTCTAAGAGCTCAAGGTTACTTCACAGATGTTATGTCCATCCGGTGAGCTCTGTAACGTCAGGCACTTTCTCAAAACAGTTTTGTGTCTGACTCAAGTTTGTACTAAATGATGGGTGAAGGTCCCCTCAAGAAGGAGCCACACTTAGgtcaaaggaaggagaaaaccGTACTGTCTGGCTATAAAAACCAAACACAACAGCACAACAACCCATAGTTACAGGACTTCCCGTGGGCAGGGAGGCCACGTGGGTTCTCCTTCTTTCTGGAAACTGGGACCACCAGGCACACGGACCGCACCTCGGCTACCCAAGGTGGTCTGGGGCTGTTCCCTCAACAAGGAGGATGTCCAAGGTGTTTGAGCTGGTCAGAAGCTCCATCCTGTCTCGTTCACACCCTCGGGCTCAGGACTCCCTGCAGGCATGGGGCTGGGCATGCGGGGGGTCAGGGTCAGGGACAGGGGAAGGGTCCCCTCTGCCAGGCAGCTGCAGACTCCCGTAACCAGCACACAGGTGCGCCTTCCTAAGCGCCCggccccagggaggaggagaCCTCCCGGCAAGGTGCTCCCCCCGGCGAGACCACATGGCCCAGACCATCCAGCaccagcccctcctccagcccagcccccggACGCATGGGTGGCTACTCACTGGCGAGGATGACCATGTCCATGCCCCAGAAGATGCTCATGATCCAGCCCACCATGACGATGGCCGTGAGGGTCTGGATGAGGGCCGCTGCGATGTTGAGCCAGAAGACACAGCATACGTGCCTGTCCGGGAGGTCAGTGCGGGCTCCACACAGCACCGCGAAGGCCGAGACAAACGTGCCTGTGAGACACCGGAGGGGACAGCCTTCTGAGTGCACTGGGGGCAAGAGCCACACGCATGCTCCCGGCCAGCCGGAGGCCCTGCTATCCAACGCCACCCCCAGGGAGCTAGGAGAGGGGTGGCCTGTGTCCAGTACCTTCCCACTCAGACCCAGCTCGCCTCTGGTCCCCATGCTGCGGGAGCCGAGGCACCAGCCCCGGGATGTGTGGGCCCAGGCCCAGCATAGTCCTGAGGCCCAGCACAGTCCTGGGGCCATGATAAGCCGTCCCTGCCACAAGGGAGCCACCGTGCAGCCCCCTGTGAATACAGTGAACAGCCTGGGGAAAGGACATCCACCTTGTGTGGCAGAAGTTGTGAAGGTCTAGCAGCTGGGAGGTAGGAACCAGAGTCCCTGGGGTGACACGGAAGCCACCCACAGAGGCAAATTCAGGAAGTGACCCCCAGAACACTCACTAATTGCAAAGGGACAGGAGCAGAGACCCCAGGTTCCTGCAGGGTGGAGAAGGCACAGGCCGGTGTCCGTGTTTAGAGACCCATCTCTGACGGGGTTCCCCTAGACACCCCAGATCTgcaaggggagggaaagggggccCAAGATTTGCTGAAAATCCACATGCCACAAAGCGACGTAGCAGGTGAGTCCAGGTCCCTTAGCCAGTAGGACTTCCCAGATCCCTGCACGTGCTAGGGACACATGTCCCTGCACTTAGTGACATCTTCCTGGAGCCAGGCTCTCTCCTCCGTGGGCTCTGAGCCCTGTGGCCAGCCTGCAGAAAAGctagtctgctcccccccccatcCATACCAGTCTCCCATGCTGCTCCTGGACAGACTGTCCCTAGAGCTAGCACTTGACACCCCCAGTCCAGagcccatcccccaaccacctccttTACAGGTTCTCACCCTCTCGGCCACTGGCTCCCCACCCTAATCTCCAGACACTGGACACCCAGGGACGGTCTCCCAGAGAGGGTCTTCCAGCCACGTGTGAccagagggcaggaaggaaaaTGTGCCGAGGCAGGTAGGCAAGCTGATTACCCCCAGGACAAAGCCTGTGCCTGCTGTGGACGGTCTCTCTGGTCCACAGAGGCAGGGGGATGAATTCCTGGCCGAGGCTGAGGGTagctcctggcccctcccaaATGGAGAGTCTGGGGAAGTGAGAGTTGCCCGGAGCAGCCTCCTACCCTCACCCAGACAATGGATGAGACAGCCCCATCTGTCCAGAAGAGCTCCTGTGCAcgctcgatctctctctctctctcaaataaataatttttttaaaagataaacagagagctacaaaaagcaaacaagggcacctgggtggctcagtggttaagccgctgtcttcggctcaggtcatgatctcagggtcctgggatcgagtcccgcatcaggctctctgctcagcagggagcctgcttcctcctctctctctctgccttcctctctgcctacttgtgatctctgtcaaataaataatttaaaaatcttaaaaaaaaaaaaaaagcaaacgaATATTGTATTGGCAAAAAAACAGACCattggaacagaactgagagcctGGAAATAAACCCAGGGATGTACAATCAACTAGTCTTTGACAAGGATGAGGAACAGGAGAGAAGATGGTCTCTTGATCAGTGGTGCCGGGataactggatattcacatgggAAACAATGGAgctggacccctacctcacaccactcacaaaaattaacccgacatggatcaaagacttaactGTAAGACCCGAAACCATGGAATTTCTGGAAGGAAACACAGACACAAAGCTCCCCCACTGTGGGTCCTAGTGATGGTTCCTTGGATGTGACACCTAAAGTTCAAGCAactgaagcaaaaaataaatgtgtgggACAACATCAAGCTCAAaacttctgcagagcaaaggaaaccatccacagagtgaaaagacaacctgtggaatgggagaaaatacctgCAAACCGTGTGTTTGATAACGGGTTAATCTCCAAAATACAGAGAGAATTCATCCAACTCAGTAGCAGAAAAACCACccaattaaaacatgggcaaaggacctgaacagacgcttctccaaagaagacacccagacggccaacagacacatgagaagatgctcagggAAATTCTAGTCAAAACCAACAACGAGATGTTACCTCCCACCCGTCAGAATGGCCACGATCAAAAGACACAGATGAGAGATACCCAGTGTTGTCGAGGATGCGGgggaaaaggaaccctcgtgctcTGCTGCTGGGATTGTAAATGGGTGCAGCCATTTACAggatggagggtcctcaaaaaatgaaacatacaaCGACCATATGGTCCAGCAATCCCATTctggggaaaatgaaaacattaattcaaagagatatccgatggggcgcctgggtggctcagtaggttaaagcctctgccttcggctcaggtcatgatcccagggtcctgggatcgagccccacatcgggctctcagctccgcagagagcctgcttcctcctctctctccctgcctgcctctcttgcctacctgtgatctctgtctgtcaaataaataaataaaatctttaaaaaaaaaaaaaaagagatatccGCTCCCCaagttcactgcagcattatttatagtagcgaAGTCATGTCTACGGATGGAGGGATGGATAGAGACATCGTGGTGCATGTgtgcacaatggaatatcattcagccatgaAAACCGAGGGAACCCTACCACCCGTGACAACATGATGCCTTCATCTCACTAAGGTGAGATAAGCCAGACGGAGAAAGGCAAACACTGCAGGATCTCACTGATACGTGGGatctcaaacaaaacaacaaagtcaGGAAAAAAGGTCAGACGTGTGGTTATAGGGGGGTGGGAGAGCtgggggggtggtcagagggTCTAAACCCCAAGTGCAAGGGAAGGAAGCACCAGGGGGGTGTCTCGTAGCCAACCCTGCTGTGGGACTTGGAGGGACAGAAAACTCCTGAGTTCTCGCCACATGGAGACAAGGGCTTTGTGTCTTTGTGTCGTATCTGTAGGAGCAACTGGATGCTAGTGGAGCCTCCTGTGCTGATCACTTCACTGCAGACGTCAGCAAAACCATCACGCTGCACGCCTCAACCTCGCACCATGATAGGTCTCAACGATTTCTCAGGAAAGCTGAAAACAATGCAGATGCCCAAGTCCCACCTAATCCAAATTTAGATCACCGGGcgggaagaggggtggggggcaagaaTCCGCATTTCTAGGAAAGTTCCCCCCTCCACGCAAATGCCCACTCAAGTGTGAGAACCATGGAGGAAGCGGCCCTTCCCTGTTACCGGCACAGAGCGGGGAGACTTGGAAGAAGGTGGTTCTCCTCTCACACCCACGGACAGTTGGGCCAGTGGCGCAAAGCAGGGCTGGACCTTCCTTCCTGGGGGCTGTGGCTGGCTGGGGTCTCTCAGCGGCTCATCCAGACGCCTGACCCGGTGCCTGCCCTGCGGAACCCCCAGATGAGTGAGGAAGCTCCTTATCCCCACCTGACGGAGGAGGAAGGGGGCTAGGGGTACGCCCCAGTTTACAGAGGTGGGGATGATGGAGATGATATTGaacccagcctcctcccctggggagagggaggttgCTGTGAGGGTAGGACCGGTGACCTGGGCAGGGGTGGCAGGCTGCTGGGGCACTAGCCAGGGGCTCTGAAAGCCCAAAGAAGGTGCACGCCCCTAAGCTGGGGGAAATGGAGCTCTGGCAGTGTTTGGAGCCAGAGAGAGACATGACAGAAGAAGTGACTGAAGACGACATGCCAGCAGCATGCTGAGTGGGTTGGAAGGGTCAGGGATGAGCCAGCAGCAGCTGGGGAAGGACAGAACATGGACTCAGGGCTTGGGAGTGAACACGGGAGGAAACAGGAGACTTGGGGCCCCTTGGGAAGCGTGTACCTCCGTCCTTTGCCTCTGCTGATCTCGTGCGTGCTGGGAAATGAGATGGACGAGGATTGAcaccattaaaaaggagaaactaaaaaaacaagtGACGAGTTGGGCGGCCCCGGACTGAGCGAGGCTGAATGATGGGGCCGCACTGCCCAGCCTTGGTCTAGATGCAGATCTGTCTGGTGTAGCAGCCTGAACGCTTTTCTGCCAGGATGTTGGACCCTTAcactaaaaaataaggaaaattagtTCAGCTGCTGCGGAGAAcatatggagggtcctcaaaaactCAAAAATAGAATCCCCAGCTAGCCCAGCAGTTTCACTTCCGGGTCTGTGAAAACAGAAAGCGTGAGAGCACCCCGAGTGCCGACAGGTGGATGAGAGGATGAACAAAAGATGGTGTATACACACACCGGAATGTTCTTCAGCCCacaaaaggaaggagatcctGACTCCTGCTACTGCCAGGATGacccttgaggacattatgccaagggaaagaagccagtcacaaaaaacgATACTTCATGATTCCATCTATGTGAGGCGCCCGAGGGGTCGCATTCATAGGGACAGACAGTAGGAGGGTGACAGCCAGGGGCTGGGAGCGGGGGATGGGCACCTAGACtttcatggggacagagtttccGTTTCGCAAGGCAAAGTTATTCTGGAGATGGATGTTGAAGGTGGCAGCTGGACAGGGCAAGTGGACCTCATGCCCGTTTCTTATTACGCGCAtgttaccacaataaaaaaaaaaaatgaaatacgtAAGTAAAGAAACATCATCCTTTATGACTTTCAAAAGACCCCTGAGGACCTCTACCTCCTGTGGCCAGAGTCGTCCTTGGGAGGCCATGGAGCAGCGGGGCCCCGACCTGTGGCTGAACGCCAGCCTGCCTGCCCGTGTCCGTTCGGCTGAGCCACATGAAGTGCCCATCTCTGCGGGTCAGGCTACAGCTCAGCCTGCTGCGTAGACGGACACTGGGGGCCTGAGAAACTCCATCCCTGAGCTCCGAGCTCTCAGTTACAAAGCCATCTGGTCCGTCAGCCGTCAAAAGACGGACCCTCACCAGAATCCCCAAACTGAATAGAGGGCCCCAGGCGTCTACACGCACCTGTCCGCCCGCCGAGGGGAGAGGACAGCTCGACGCACCCGCCGCTCTGTGGACACACGGCGCTTCGCAACATGGCGATGCCAGCAAAGACCCAGGCCCGTCTGCTGGGAGGAGACAGGCCTGCCCACGGTGTGTTCGAAAGAGGAGAcaaactcggggcgcctgggtggctcggttggttgagcgtctgactgttagtttcaactcaggttgtgatctcaccgtcgtgggatcgagccccacctcgggctcggagctcagcagagtctgcttcaaattctctctccctctccctcccgctcactgtctctcaaatacataaaatctttggaaggaaggaagggagggagggaaggaagaaagaaaatgaagggagggagggaaagaaagggggcAACTTACAGGTGTGAGCGGGGGGACTCTTCGCACACATGGACATGCTCAGGGTAACTCTGGGACGTGCACAGAAACACGAGCACCTCGCACCCTGAGCGATTTGTACAACATG
The window above is part of the Mustela nigripes isolate SB6536 chromosome 10, MUSNIG.SB6536, whole genome shotgun sequence genome. Proteins encoded here:
- the STUM gene encoding protein stum homolog isoform X2, translating into MEPSHKDAETAAAAAAVAAADPRAASSSSGVVVQVREKKGPLRAAIPYMPFPVAVICLFLNTFVPGLGTFVSAFAVLCGARTDLPDRHVCCVFWLNIAAALIQTLTAIVMVGWIMSIFWGMDMVILARYKEQGIPQQL